In a genomic window of Thermodesulfobacteriota bacterium:
- a CDS encoding NADH-quinone oxidoreductase subunit J: protein METVVFYVFAALSVAGALLVITHKNPVSSAVSLVLTLFSTAVLFVLLLAHFVAAIQILVYAGAIMVLFLFTVMFLNLRPEALSFDARNMAFKVSVFLVVILFTGYFASMGFNRAFSQSGAPAAPTEGFGTVEGVGRLLFTDYLLPFELTSVLIVAAIIGVVAIAKRRES from the coding sequence TTGGAAACGGTAGTATTCTATGTGTTCGCGGCCCTCTCGGTTGCAGGGGCCCTTCTCGTAATAACGCACAAAAACCCGGTCTCGAGCGCCGTGTCGCTCGTGTTGACGCTCTTTTCCACAGCCGTGCTCTTCGTCCTCCTCCTGGCCCATTTCGTGGCGGCCATACAGATACTCGTTTATGCGGGCGCTATAATGGTTCTGTTCCTCTTTACCGTCATGTTTCTGAACCTGAGGCCGGAAGCGCTCAGTTTCGACGCCCGGAATATGGCTTTTAAGGTAAGCGTCTTCCTCGTAGTGATTCTGTTCACGGGATATTTCGCCAGCATGGGGTTCAATAGAGCCTTTTCCCAGTCGGGCGCGCCTGCCGCGCCCACGGAGGGGTTCGGCACTGTCGAAGGCGTCGGCAGGCTCCTGTTCACCGATTATCTCCTGCCCTTCGAGCTTACATCCGTTCTGATAGTGGCCGCGATAATCGGCGTAGTCGCCATAGCGAAGAGGAGGGAGAGCTGA
- a CDS encoding NTPase — protein sequence MDRARKNILITGLPGIGKTTLIKQLVYELARYRPAGFYTEEIRHKGERKGFQLVGLDGRKSILAHVFIDSPYQIGKYKVDVTAFDSFLDSLKLTEPEEGIIVIDEIGKMECLSPKFVRMIQELLDSKNIIIATIAHTDGGIKGKIKERDDVRLFKMNLENRDRIRYEIIEAVEGLADVK from the coding sequence ATGGACAGGGCAAGAAAGAACATCCTGATAACGGGCCTCCCCGGAATCGGGAAGACCACACTCATAAAGCAGCTCGTATACGAGCTCGCGAGATACCGCCCGGCAGGGTTCTACACCGAGGAGATACGCCACAAAGGGGAGAGGAAGGGGTTTCAGCTCGTCGGCCTAGACGGGAGAAAATCCATACTAGCCCACGTGTTCATCGACAGCCCGTACCAGATCGGGAAATACAAGGTCGACGTCACGGCTTTTGATTCGTTCCTCGATTCCCTCAAGCTAACGGAGCCGGAAGAGGGCATCATAGTAATCGACGAGATAGGGAAAATGGAATGTCTTTCCCCGAAATTCGTGCGCATGATACAGGAGCTGCTGGACTCGAAAAATATCATCATCGCGACCATAGCCCATACCGACGGGGGCATCAAGGGCAAGATCAAGGAACGGGACGACGTAAGGCTCTTTAAAATGAACCTCGAAAACAGGGACAGGATAAGATACGAGATAATAGAAGCGGTCGAGGGTCTTGCAGATGTCAAGTAA
- a CDS encoding diadenylate cyclase has translation MNPIQFVTDIIKEIGVPGLFDIAFMSLLIYALLVLFNKTKARFVLTGVIIISIVYLLARQFNLVLTTSVLQTFFAVIFIALIIIFQEEIRQFLEQIALWSLNPQLALERSRGSSREEIEVLVNTITDLAKDRIGALIVLPGKTTIERSVEGGKTLNGKLSEPLLKSLLDPHSIGHDGAIIIDNGNVVKFSCHLPLSKNFAMLLNRGTRHAAALGLSELSDALCLVVSEEKGTISVARNGELREIGSEQLNLILEKFYSEVKPIKKRKHWFTFFTKNYREKAIAVLMAVALWFVFVHESKLVYRTYNVPVKYTTLPSDLKVDDIKPETVKVTFLGPRRAFYFFNEKEVELFLKIPEARKGIKTVNISESSLKFPKDISLENIEPRRVLVRIDNVAPKEEKK, from the coding sequence TTGAATCCCATCCAGTTCGTGACGGACATAATAAAAGAAATAGGCGTCCCCGGCCTTTTCGATATCGCCTTTATGTCGCTCCTCATCTACGCGCTGCTTGTTTTATTCAACAAGACGAAGGCGCGTTTCGTGCTCACAGGGGTGATAATAATAAGCATCGTCTATCTCCTGGCGCGTCAGTTCAACCTCGTGCTGACGACCTCGGTGCTACAGACGTTCTTCGCGGTAATATTCATCGCCCTCATAATCATTTTCCAGGAGGAGATAAGGCAGTTCCTCGAGCAGATCGCCCTCTGGAGCCTGAACCCGCAGCTCGCCCTCGAAAGATCCCGCGGCTCGTCCCGCGAGGAGATCGAGGTGCTCGTAAACACGATCACCGACCTCGCCAAGGACAGGATCGGGGCGCTCATCGTGCTTCCGGGGAAAACAACAATAGAGAGGTCGGTCGAAGGCGGGAAGACGCTTAACGGGAAGCTGAGCGAGCCTCTCCTCAAGAGCCTCCTCGACCCGCACTCCATAGGACACGACGGGGCGATAATCATAGATAACGGGAACGTGGTTAAATTCTCCTGCCACCTTCCGCTGTCGAAGAACTTCGCAATGCTTCTCAACAGGGGCACGCGGCACGCGGCCGCCCTGGGGCTCTCGGAGCTGAGCGACGCGCTCTGCCTGGTGGTGTCGGAGGAAAAGGGGACCATCTCCGTCGCGAGGAACGGGGAGCTGAGGGAGATAGGGAGCGAGCAGCTCAACCTGATCCTCGAAAAATTCTACAGCGAGGTGAAGCCTATAAAGAAAAGAAAGCACTGGTTCACTTTCTTTACGAAGAACTACAGGGAAAAAGCGATTGCCGTGCTGATGGCGGTCGCACTGTGGTTCGTGTTCGTGCACGAATCAAAGCTCGTCTACAGGACCTACAACGTCCCGGTCAAATATACGACGCTGCCGTCGGACCTGAAGGTCGACGACATCAAGCCCGAGACCGTAAAAGTCACATTCCTAGGGCCGAGGAGGGCGTTTTACTTCTTCAACGAGAAGGAGGTCGAGCTCTTCCTCAAGATACCTGAGGCGAGGAAAGGGATAAAGACCGTGAATATATCTGAATCGAGCTTGAAATTCCCCAAGGACATCTCCCTCGAAAATATAGAGCCGAGGAGGGTGCTCGTAAGGATAGACAACGTTGCGCCGAAAGAGGAGAAGAAATAA
- a CDS encoding P-II family nitrogen regulator, which produces MKKVEAIIKPFKLDDVKESLKEIGVQGLTVTEVKGFGRQKGHTELYRGAEYVIDFLPKIKLEIIVSDDMVTKVIDAIMDSAKTGKIGDGKIFILPMEEVIRIRTGERGEDAL; this is translated from the coding sequence ATGAAAAAAGTAGAAGCCATCATTAAGCCTTTCAAGCTGGACGATGTAAAAGAGTCCCTCAAGGAAATAGGTGTCCAGGGCCTGACAGTTACCGAAGTAAAGGGCTTCGGCAGACAGAAAGGACACACCGAACTCTACAGAGGGGCCGAATACGTCATAGATTTCCTGCCCAAAATCAAGCTCGAGATTATCGTATCCGATGACATGGTGACCAAGGTCATAGATGCTATAATGGACAGCGCAAAAACAGGTAAAATCGGCGACGGGAAGATATTTATTTTACCGATGGAAGAAGTCATCAGAATTAGAACCGGAGAGAGGGGCGAAGACGCCTTATAA
- the glnA gene encoding type I glutamate--ammonia ligase → MLPKKPSDVLKIIKDHSIEVIDLRFLDFVGMWQHFSVPAHVFELGTFEEGLGFDGSSIRGWQSIHASDMLVIPDPETARIDPFMTHPTLAIICDIVDPITREPYSRDPRNIAKKAAAYLKSTGIGDTAFFGPELEFFIFDDVRYDQTSNTGYYFVDSIEGIWNSGRDENPNLGYKPRHKEGYFPTPPSDTFQDMRSEMVRELEKLGIEIEAHHHEVATAGQCEIDMRFSPIVQMGDQMMWYKYVLRNVAKKYGRTVTFMPKPLFEDNGSGMHVHQSIWKKDKPLFAGNGYAGMSDLAMNYIGGILKHARALCAFTNPTTNSYRRLVPGFEAPVNLAYSARNRSAAIRIPMYSPSPKAKRLECRFPDPSCNGYLAFSAMLMAGLDGIEKKLSPGEPLDKDIYALGPEELAGIPNVPGSLEDALKALEADHEFLMKGDVFTEDVIETWIEYKTDKEVNPVKLRPVPYEFKLYFDV, encoded by the coding sequence ATGCTTCCCAAGAAGCCCTCTGATGTGTTGAAGATAATTAAGGATCACAGCATAGAGGTCATAGACCTGCGTTTTCTCGATTTCGTTGGTATGTGGCAGCATTTCAGCGTACCAGCGCACGTGTTCGAGCTCGGCACGTTTGAAGAAGGTCTCGGATTCGACGGATCGAGCATAAGAGGATGGCAGTCGATCCACGCAAGCGACATGCTTGTAATCCCGGACCCCGAAACGGCCAGAATCGATCCGTTCATGACACACCCTACACTGGCGATAATATGCGACATAGTGGACCCGATCACGCGCGAGCCCTATTCCCGCGACCCCCGCAACATAGCGAAAAAGGCCGCGGCCTATCTGAAGAGCACCGGCATCGGAGACACGGCGTTTTTCGGACCGGAGCTCGAGTTCTTCATCTTCGACGACGTAAGATACGACCAGACCTCGAACACAGGCTATTATTTCGTGGACTCGATCGAAGGCATATGGAACTCCGGCAGGGACGAGAACCCGAACCTCGGCTATAAACCGAGACACAAGGAAGGGTATTTCCCGACGCCGCCCTCGGACACGTTCCAGGACATGCGCTCGGAAATGGTCAGGGAGCTCGAGAAGCTCGGAATCGAGATAGAAGCTCACCATCACGAAGTCGCCACGGCCGGACAGTGTGAAATCGACATGAGGTTCTCTCCGATCGTGCAGATGGGCGACCAGATGATGTGGTATAAGTACGTACTCAGAAACGTAGCGAAGAAGTACGGAAGGACGGTCACGTTCATGCCGAAGCCCCTTTTCGAAGACAACGGCTCGGGCATGCACGTCCACCAGTCCATATGGAAGAAGGACAAGCCGCTCTTCGCAGGTAACGGCTACGCCGGAATGAGCGACCTCGCGATGAACTACATTGGCGGCATCCTTAAGCACGCAAGAGCATTATGCGCCTTCACGAACCCGACAACGAACTCGTACAGGAGGCTCGTCCCGGGATTCGAGGCCCCGGTAAACCTGGCATATTCAGCAAGGAACAGGAGCGCCGCAATAAGGATCCCGATGTACTCGCCGAGCCCCAAGGCCAAGAGGCTCGAGTGCAGGTTCCCGGACCCCTCATGCAACGGCTATCTCGCGTTCTCAGCGATGCTGATGGCGGGACTCGACGGCATTGAGAAGAAGCTCAGCCCCGGCGAGCCGCTCGATAAGGACATATACGCGCTCGGCCCTGAGGAATTGGCGGGCATACCGAACGTTCCCGGATCGCTCGAAGACGCGCTCAAGGCGCTCGAAGCCGACCACGAGTTCCTCATGAAGGGAGACGTATTCACCGAAGACGTTATCGAGACCTGGATCGAGTACAAGACCGACAAGGAAGTAAACCCTGTGAAGCTGAGACCCGTCCCGTACGAGTTCAAGCTTTACTTCGACGTGTAA
- the nuoK gene encoding NADH-quinone oxidoreductase subunit NuoK, with product MGVSLEHYFVLSAILFVIGAYGVIARRNLIVVLMSLELMLNSANLAFVAFSRAHNDMTGQVFMIMSITVAAAEVAVGLALVVAVYAHRETLDVDILKILKG from the coding sequence ATGGGCGTTTCTCTCGAGCATTATTTCGTCTTGAGCGCGATTTTGTTCGTCATCGGGGCTTATGGCGTGATTGCGAGGAGGAACCTCATCGTTGTCCTTATGTCGCTCGAGCTGATGCTCAATTCCGCGAACCTCGCTTTCGTCGCGTTCTCACGTGCTCATAACGACATGACGGGACAGGTGTTCATGATAATGTCCATAACCGTCGCTGCGGCCGAAGTTGCGGTCGGGCTCGCCCTGGTCGTCGCCGTTTATGCGCACAGGGAGACACTCGACGTCGATATTTTGAAGATACTGAAAGGTTAG
- the nuoL gene encoding NADH-quinone oxidoreductase subunit L, whose amino-acid sequence MIVWIILIPLLGAAVNGLFFASGFWKKYLGRDEHTEKTIVSVVGCGVVLVSALISSALFFKLLSLEPTRREIIQNLFVWIPSGGFTVSFELLFDTLSCVMALIVTWVGFLIHLYSVGYMHHDKAYSKYFTYLNIFIFFMLTLVLGDSFPLMFVGWEGVGLASYLLIGFWYENPDNADAGRKAFIVNRIGDFGFILGIFLIFFVFGSVNYQDVFGKASDPAFMSAVPSAVITVIALLLFVGAVGKSAQIPLYVWLPDAMAGPTPVSALIHAATMVTAGAYMIARCSVIYSQSPTAQMVVVTVAALTSFLAATIAVTQNDIKKVLAYSTISQLGYMFMGIGVGAYTAGLFHLVTHAFFKALLFLGSGSVIHALSGEQDIRHMGGLRKFIPLTAITFLIGTLAIAGIPFFAGFFSKDAILGTVYDRGYSIHWLIGLVTAILTAVYMGRLYLLTFEGKSRVSDEVRDHIHESPPTMTVPLMVLAFLSIVGGYMGVPEFMGELVGIHESNLFDKFVSSSITMDNFISAGHHLLSHTALIVLTISAAAVGIVAACYLYYFKPSLPEKIASSKSIEPLYEGSLHKWYVDELYNYVFVEPFRYLSEQAAKFDLRFIDGAVNGVADILKDMALTLQAAQSGVLRSYATLMAIGAFAILVFIIIWQSF is encoded by the coding sequence ATGATAGTCTGGATTATTCTCATCCCTCTATTGGGCGCGGCCGTAAACGGCCTCTTCTTTGCTTCGGGTTTCTGGAAGAAATACCTCGGCAGGGACGAGCACACTGAAAAAACGATTGTGAGTGTTGTCGGGTGCGGCGTCGTTCTCGTATCCGCCCTCATTTCATCCGCGCTCTTTTTCAAGCTCCTGTCTTTAGAGCCGACACGCCGGGAGATAATACAGAACCTCTTCGTATGGATACCCTCGGGCGGTTTTACCGTGAGCTTCGAGCTCCTCTTCGATACGCTCTCCTGCGTAATGGCTCTCATAGTCACGTGGGTCGGGTTCCTGATACACCTCTATTCGGTCGGATACATGCACCACGACAAGGCTTATTCGAAGTATTTCACTTACCTTAATATTTTCATCTTTTTTATGCTCACCCTCGTCCTCGGCGACAGCTTCCCCCTCATGTTCGTAGGCTGGGAAGGGGTTGGCCTCGCATCATACCTCCTCATAGGTTTCTGGTACGAGAACCCGGATAACGCCGATGCCGGCAGAAAAGCCTTTATCGTGAACAGGATAGGGGACTTCGGGTTTATTTTGGGAATCTTCCTCATATTCTTCGTATTCGGCTCCGTCAACTACCAGGACGTGTTCGGAAAGGCGTCAGACCCTGCTTTCATGAGCGCAGTCCCCTCAGCCGTTATCACTGTCATCGCCCTCCTCCTCTTCGTGGGTGCGGTCGGCAAATCCGCGCAGATACCGTTATATGTATGGCTGCCCGATGCCATGGCGGGCCCCACGCCGGTGAGCGCTCTCATACATGCGGCCACCATGGTCACCGCAGGCGCCTACATGATAGCCAGGTGCAGCGTAATCTATTCCCAGTCGCCCACGGCACAGATGGTCGTGGTCACCGTTGCTGCATTGACCTCATTCCTCGCGGCAACGATCGCCGTAACTCAGAACGACATAAAAAAGGTGCTCGCCTATTCCACGATCAGCCAGCTCGGCTACATGTTCATGGGCATAGGCGTCGGCGCGTATACGGCCGGTCTCTTTCATCTCGTTACCCACGCATTCTTCAAGGCCCTCCTCTTCCTGGGGTCTGGGAGCGTCATACATGCGCTCTCGGGCGAGCAGGATATAAGACACATGGGCGGGCTCAGGAAATTCATCCCGCTGACTGCTATAACGTTCCTCATAGGCACGCTGGCGATAGCGGGCATTCCCTTCTTCGCTGGCTTTTTCAGCAAGGACGCCATACTCGGCACTGTGTACGACCGGGGCTATTCGATACACTGGCTGATCGGCCTCGTTACCGCGATTCTTACTGCAGTCTATATGGGCAGGCTCTACCTCCTCACGTTCGAAGGGAAATCCAGGGTCTCCGACGAGGTCAGGGACCATATACACGAGTCGCCCCCGACCATGACTGTCCCGCTCATGGTGCTGGCGTTCCTTTCGATAGTGGGCGGATATATGGGCGTCCCCGAATTCATGGGAGAGCTCGTCGGTATACACGAATCGAACCTCTTCGACAAGTTCGTTTCCTCATCGATTACAATGGATAACTTTATCTCGGCCGGGCATCATCTGCTCAGTCATACGGCGCTGATAGTGCTTACTATATCGGCCGCCGCAGTCGGCATAGTTGCTGCTTGCTATCTTTACTATTTCAAGCCGTCCCTTCCCGAAAAGATCGCTTCCAGTAAATCTATAGAGCCTCTGTACGAGGGATCCCTCCACAAGTGGTACGTGGACGAGCTGTATAACTATGTATTCGTCGAGCCTTTCAGGTACCTTTCCGAGCAGGCCGCGAAATTCGATCTGAGGTTCATAGACGGGGCCGTGAACGGGGTCGCGGATATTCTGAAAGACATGGCTCTCACCCTTCAGGCCGCTCAGAGCGGGGTGCTCCGCAGCTACGCGACGCTCATGGCCATAGGGGCTTTCGCGATCCTCGTGTTCATAATCATCTGGCAGAGCTTTTGA
- a CDS encoding glycerate kinase, which translates to MDRERLRADAISIFKAGLGAVEPGNAVRKHLGVKEGVFEINGRKYTLPDFENIYVIGMGKAAAPMARAVEDILGDRITAGIINVKYGHTAALKKVRINEASHPVPDEAGLRGAMEIVSLLGKTGERDLVIFLISGGGSALLPLPAEGITLGDKQVLTKRLLECGATIHEMNAIRKHVSRVKGGRLARLAYPSALISLILSDVIGDDLDSIASGPTVPDTSTFADCRNIIAKYGLERKLPPAIVTYIESGMNGGAEETPKPGDSAFSRTQNVVVGSNIAAAMAAKERAAELGYNSLILSTFIEGETGAAAKLHAAVAREIISSGNPAAPPACVISGGETTVTLEGKGTGGRNQEFALASAIDIDGLENVLVLSAGTDGTDGPTDAAGAFADGATMERARKLGLDARRHLVENDSYNFFKPLGDLLITGPTNTNVMDLRVLLVSKIQ; encoded by the coding sequence ATGGACCGGGAGAGGCTCAGGGCTGATGCGATTTCCATTTTCAAGGCCGGACTCGGGGCGGTCGAGCCCGGTAACGCGGTAAGAAAACATCTTGGGGTAAAGGAAGGCGTCTTTGAAATAAACGGCAGGAAATACACGCTGCCGGACTTCGAGAACATATACGTGATAGGTATGGGGAAAGCCGCGGCCCCGATGGCACGCGCCGTCGAGGACATACTCGGGGACCGTATCACGGCAGGGATAATAAACGTAAAGTACGGCCACACGGCCGCGCTGAAGAAGGTCAGGATAAACGAGGCGTCCCACCCCGTGCCCGACGAGGCGGGTCTGAGGGGCGCAATGGAGATCGTGAGCCTCCTCGGAAAAACTGGTGAACGCGACCTCGTGATATTCCTGATTTCGGGAGGAGGCTCGGCGCTTCTGCCGCTGCCCGCGGAAGGTATTACGCTCGGGGACAAGCAGGTTCTCACAAAGAGACTGCTCGAATGCGGTGCGACGATACACGAGATGAACGCGATAAGAAAACACGTTTCCCGGGTCAAAGGCGGGAGGCTCGCGAGACTCGCCTATCCCTCGGCGCTCATCTCCCTCATCCTCTCGGACGTCATAGGGGACGACCTCGACTCTATCGCCTCGGGCCCTACGGTGCCGGACACGAGCACGTTCGCCGACTGCCGGAATATCATCGCGAAGTACGGGCTCGAACGGAAGCTGCCTCCGGCGATTGTCACATACATAGAAAGCGGTATGAACGGCGGGGCCGAGGAGACGCCCAAGCCCGGAGACTCCGCATTCAGCCGCACGCAGAACGTCGTGGTCGGGAGCAATATAGCGGCAGCCATGGCGGCAAAGGAGAGGGCGGCTGAGCTCGGATACAATTCCCTCATCCTCTCAACGTTTATAGAGGGCGAAACCGGGGCCGCCGCGAAGCTCCACGCGGCGGTAGCGAGGGAGATAATATCGTCAGGGAACCCCGCGGCACCGCCCGCCTGCGTAATATCGGGCGGGGAAACGACAGTCACTCTCGAAGGAAAAGGTACCGGAGGGAGGAACCAGGAATTCGCGCTCGCGTCGGCAATCGACATAGACGGGCTGGAAAACGTGCTCGTGCTGAGCGCCGGGACGGACGGCACGGACGGCCCCACCGACGCGGCCGGGGCGTTCGCCGACGGAGCTACCATGGAAAGGGCACGCAAGCTCGGACTCGACGCGCGCAGGCACCTCGTCGAAAACGACTCCTACAATTTTTTCAAGCCCCTCGGCGATCTCCTGATAACCGGGCCGACGAACACGAACGTCATGGACCTTAGGGTGCTTTTAGTCTCGAAAATCCAATGA
- a CDS encoding DUF2237 domain-containing protein, protein MRKEKNVFGEELETCSSSPVTGFYRDGCCRTGPQDLGMHVVCAEVTEEFLEFSRSRGNDLSTPNPEFEFPGLKPGDRWCICALRWKEAFDSGFAPPVLLASTHESVLEVVSLEDLKQHAIDLA, encoded by the coding sequence ATGCGAAAAGAAAAGAACGTATTCGGAGAGGAGCTCGAGACATGCTCGTCATCCCCTGTGACGGGTTTCTACCGTGACGGCTGCTGCAGGACCGGGCCTCAGGACCTGGGCATGCACGTAGTATGCGCGGAGGTCACGGAGGAGTTTCTCGAATTTTCCAGGTCGCGCGGTAACGACCTTTCCACGCCCAATCCGGAATTCGAATTCCCGGGGCTCAAGCCCGGCGACAGGTGGTGTATATGCGCGCTCAGGTGGAAGGAAGCGTTCGACAGCGGGTTCGCCCCTCCCGTCCTGCTCGCATCTACGCACGAGTCGGTGCTTGAGGTCGTTTCTCTCGAAGACCTGAAACAACATGCGATCGACCTGGCATGA
- a CDS encoding response regulator, whose product MIIAHLSVVRTNLAKLLVREGLVSLEQIREAVESGKESGCDLGESLAALGYVKEQQLVEFLSKEYGVPSMDIDGCETDRSVIGLIPRETALEKFLVPISVDGADLTIAVSDPSNILMLDDLGFITGKNIKPVVASERSIRNKLAEYYGQNDADGPDSDEDVDDVSDAEGMLSNPGLGSGTDFTEVPAQNAIDDNTGQDNKPGPDFVFDFTVEKGGDTDLPFSPAGERLMFEEENSGSEEDTDVNAAQSGSGGLESPPLEAGPFAEDNGSNNGPGLLTDNVLDGVDMENPDPHPDAQSNESTGESAREPVGSERVPDRAFEPSGESDRRSSGDGYSPSHEEPSQAAHSMNGAEPDGHDNRMKENRGSVLIVDVSPTVRKIMRISLERAGYKVVSASDGMQALARLNEAIPDLVFVDIRLPHMDGYQLCKVIKSHGLTKEVPVVMLSGKAGVLDKMKIKMAGASDLITKPFGSADLVGAVEKYAG is encoded by the coding sequence ATGATAATTGCTCATCTCTCCGTTGTGAGAACTAATCTGGCAAAATTGCTGGTCAGGGAAGGTTTGGTCAGCCTCGAGCAGATAAGGGAAGCTGTCGAATCGGGTAAAGAGAGCGGCTGCGATCTGGGCGAGTCCCTTGCCGCCCTCGGCTACGTTAAGGAGCAGCAGCTTGTCGAATTCCTGAGCAAGGAGTACGGGGTCCCGTCCATGGATATCGACGGCTGCGAAACCGACCGGAGCGTGATCGGGCTCATTCCCCGTGAGACGGCGCTCGAGAAATTTCTCGTTCCCATAAGCGTCGATGGCGCTGATCTGACGATAGCAGTCTCCGACCCCTCGAATATTTTAATGTTAGACGACCTTGGGTTTATCACGGGCAAGAACATCAAGCCCGTCGTCGCCTCCGAAAGATCGATCAGAAATAAATTAGCCGAATATTATGGACAGAACGATGCGGACGGGCCAGATTCGGATGAAGATGTCGACGATGTGTCGGATGCGGAAGGAATGCTTTCGAACCCCGGTCTCGGTTCCGGAACGGATTTTACGGAAGTACCGGCACAGAATGCAATCGATGATAATACCGGACAAGATAACAAGCCCGGACCGGATTTTGTTTTCGACTTCACGGTTGAGAAGGGCGGGGATACTGATTTACCATTCTCTCCTGCCGGTGAAAGACTTATGTTTGAAGAAGAGAACAGCGGGAGCGAAGAGGATACCGACGTGAACGCCGCTCAGTCGGGCTCAGGAGGGCTTGAAAGCCCGCCGCTTGAAGCAGGTCCGTTTGCGGAAGATAACGGCAGCAACAACGGCCCCGGATTACTCACGGATAATGTGCTTGACGGCGTTGATATGGAGAATCCCGATCCGCACCCGGACGCTCAGTCAAATGAAAGCACCGGGGAAAGCGCCCGGGAGCCGGTCGGTTCCGAACGGGTTCCGGACAGAGCATTCGAACCGTCCGGTGAATCAGACCGGCGTTCGAGCGGGGACGGTTATTCTCCTTCGCATGAAGAACCCTCCCAGGCAGCGCACTCAATGAACGGTGCCGAGCCTGATGGGCATGATAACAGGATGAAGGAAAACAGGGGCTCGGTCCTTATAGTAGACGTCAGTCCGACGGTCAGGAAGATCATGAGGATAAGCCTTGAACGTGCCGGGTATAAGGTGGTTTCGGCAAGTGACGGTATGCAGGCCCTGGCCAGGCTCAACGAAGCTATCCCCGACCTGGTATTCGTCGATATCAGGCTTCCCCACATGGACGGTTACCAGCTCTGCAAGGTGATCAAGAGTCACGGCCTAACGAAGGAAGTGCCGGTCGTGATGCTCTCGGGGAAAGCCGGGGTCCTGGATAAGATGAAGATAAAGATGGCGGGGGCGAGCGACCTTATTACGAAGCCCTTCGGGTCGGCCGACCTCGTCGGGGCAGTTGAGAAGTATGCCGGATGA
- the nth gene encoding endonuclease III — MKTGHISEIIRVLKKEFPKWSVPAVTLEAETSRDPFRVLISTVLSLRTKDETTAEASRRLFALADNPRDMLALGEKEIAEAIYPVGFYRTKAKNICGICRELIDRHGSRVPDDLEELLRLKGVGRKTANLVLTLGYGKHGICVDTHVHRISNRLGYIETRNPYETEMALRKKLPRRYWIDYNSLLVAFGQYICRPLSPKCSICPVEAYCDKIGVGKSR, encoded by the coding sequence ATGAAAACCGGTCATATATCCGAAATCATACGCGTATTGAAAAAAGAGTTTCCCAAGTGGAGCGTCCCCGCGGTAACGCTTGAGGCCGAGACCTCGCGCGACCCCTTCAGGGTCCTCATCTCCACGGTGCTGAGTCTGAGGACGAAGGACGAGACCACGGCCGAGGCCTCGAGGAGGCTCTTCGCCCTGGCCGACAACCCGCGGGACATGCTCGCGCTCGGCGAGAAAGAGATTGCGGAAGCTATATATCCGGTCGGCTTTTACAGGACGAAAGCGAAGAACATATGCGGGATATGCCGCGAGCTCATAGACAGGCACGGCTCGCGCGTGCCCGACGACCTCGAAGAGCTGCTGCGGCTTAAAGGCGTCGGCAGAAAGACGGCTAACCTCGTCCTCACGCTCGGATACGGAAAGCACGGGATATGCGTCGACACACACGTCCACAGGATCTCGAACAGGCTCGGGTACATAGAAACCAGGAACCCGTATGAGACCGAAATGGCGCTCAGGAAAAAACTCCCCAGGAGGTACTGGATAGACTACAACAGCCTGCTCGTGGCGTTCGGCCAGTATATCTGCCGTCCTTTATCACCCAAATGCAGCATCTGTCCAGTGGAGGCGTACTGCGACAAGATAGGGGTCGGAAAAAGCCGCTGA